A region from the Vicia villosa cultivar HV-30 ecotype Madison, WI linkage group LG3, Vvil1.0, whole genome shotgun sequence genome encodes:
- the LOC131655569 gene encoding uncharacterized protein LOC131655569, which yields MESTGRRITVSPRPCCGRRVIAKKTGRGGTGDAFVNSVKKLQRREISSKRDRAFSMTDAQERFRNISLQEEYDTHDPKGPSTLILSFLRKRSKIIEIVAAQDIVFALAQSGLCAAFSRETNQRICFLNVSPDEVIRSLFYNKNNDSLITVSVYASDSYSSLKCRSTRIEYIRRGKHDSGFPLFESESLKWPGFVEFDDVNGKVLTYSALDSVYKVFDLKNYSMLYSISDKNVQEIKISPGIMLLIFAKSSSHVPLKILSIEDGTVLKSFNHLLYRNKKVDFIEQFNEKLLVKQENENLQILDVRNFELREVSRSEFMTPSAFIFLYENQLFLTFRNRTVAVWNFRGELVTSFEDHLLWHPDCNTNNIYITSDQDLIISYCKADSDDSLSEGSAGSINVSNILSGKCLAKIRASNSSSKDDKCSCCDSSSSESCNSKKRKHVSSVSRVRSTVAEALEDITALFYDEDRNEIYTGNRHGLVHVWSN from the exons ATGGAGAGTACGGGGAGAAGGATCACGGTGAGTCCTCGACCTTGCTGCGGCCGGAGAGTGATTGCGAAGAAGACTGGTCGCGGTGGAACGGGGGATGCCTTTGTCAACAGCGTTAAGAAGCTTCAGAGACGTGAAATCAGCTCGAAGCGTGATCGGGCTTTTAGTATGACCGATGCTCAAGAACGATTCAGGAATATTAGCTTGCAG GAAGAGTATGATACACATGATCCAAAAGGTCCTTCGACTTTGATATTGTCGTTTCTGAGAAAAAGATCGAAGATTATTGAGATTGTGGCAGCACAGgatattgtttttgctcttgcaCAATCTGGACTTTGTGCAGCATTTAGCCGAG AAACCAATCAACGGATATGTTTTTTGAATGTCAGTCCAGATGAAGTTATAAGGAGtctattttataacaaaaataacGACTCGCTTATCACAGTTTCTGTCTATGCGTCAGACAGTTATAGTTCCTTGAAATGCAGAAGCACAAGGATTGA ATACATTAGGAGGGGTAAACATGATTCTGGCTTTCCTCTTTTTGAATCCGAGTCTCTGAAGTGGCCAGGGTTTGTAGAGTTTGATGATGTAAATGGGAAGGTACTTACATACTCTGCTCTGGATAG TGTATACAAGGTATTTGACCTGAAAAACTATTCAATGTTGTACTCCATTTCTGATAAAAATGTCCAGGAGATTAAGATCAG TCCGGGGATCATGTTGTTGATTTTTGCTAAATCAAGTAGCCACGTCCCACTTAAAATCCTTTCAATAGAAGATGGTACTGTTTTGAAATCGTTCAACCATCTCCTTTATCGGAATAAGAAGGTGGATTTTATCGAACAGTTCAACGAAAAGCTACTTGTCAAGCAAGAAAATGAAAACCTTCAAATTCTTGAT GTGCGGAATTTTGAGCTGAGAGAAGTTAGCAGAAGTGAATTTATGACACCTTCTGCATTTATCTTTCTATACGAGAACCAACTATTCTTGACTTTTCGAAATCGGACTGTGGCTGTGTGGAACTTCCGTGGAGAGCTTGTAACTTCTTTTGAGGACCATCTCTTGTGGCATCCTGACTGTAATACAAACAACATATACATAACCAGTGACCAGGATCTTATCATATCCTACTGCAAAGCTGATTCAGATGATTCGTTATCTGAAGGAAGTG CGGGTTCCATCAATGTCAGCAACATTTTATCTGGCAAGTGTCTTGCCAAAATCAGAGCAAGCAACAGTTCTTCAAAGGACGATAAGTGCAGTTGCTGCGACAGTTCTTCAAGTGAAAGTTGTAATTCAAAAAAGCGAAAACATGTTTCCAGTGTCTCCAGAGTGAGAAGCACAGTTGCTGAAGCCTTGGAAGATATTACTGCTCTCTTCTATGACGAAGATCGCAATGAGATCTATACGGGAAATAGGCATGGTCTAGTTCATGTCTGGTCTAACTGA
- the LOC131661210 gene encoding uncharacterized protein LOC131661210: MGIIWVEFCLKSAHGLQHSTSLWKRQWYAVGWIDHNSKYCTKVVDSGNANPVWKTNFAVPVDDSIPNIQDLALNVEVYCIDPIFKEKLHGSATIGLKRFLFKQAKNNEASMPKQEGVRSYQLRNKKSNKPRGYIDILIHISDGKKELNSHPGSKERAVLLDYGNNAQWTAEEGLRQAYLQKQPRDSIHQPENYERTNVPDSYSVPFATTNYSEQCEGEPSYHRAAGPSYHTAAAGPSYQPHRTRTPPPSPPYNVGYIPTYLSRNDGLHPSFTDIPQSMEEPGQTVPPGVVLEISAEALAAGAAIFGDDFLSGFDVMQS; this comes from the exons ATGGGAATTATATGGGTCGAGTTCTGTTTGAAATCTGCTCATGGTCTGCAGCATTCAACTTCACTTTGGAAGCGTCAATGGTATGCGGTTGGCTGGATTGATCATAACAGCAAATATTGCACCAAAGTTGTAGATTCTGGAAATGCAAATCCAGTTTGGAAAACCAATTTCGCCGTTCCTGTTGATGACTCAATACCGAACATCCAAGACTTGGCACTAAATGTCGAAGTTTACTGTATAGACCCCATATTCAAGGAAAAGCTTCATGGCTCAGCTACGATTGGTCTGAAGAGGTTTCTTTTCAAGCAAGCGAAGAATAATGAGGCGTCAATGCCAAAGCAAGAGGGGGTTCGGAGCTATCAATTGCGAAATAAGAAATCCAACAAGCCAAGAGGTTATATtgatattctgattcatatttcgGACGGTAAGAAAGAACTAAATTCTCATCCAG GTAGCAAGGAAAGAGCAGTGCTTTTAGATTATGGTAACAATGCCCAGTGGACTGCAGAGGAAGGATTAAGGCAAGCTTACCTGCAGAAGCAGCCTCGCGATTCAATCCATCAGCCAGAAAATTATGAACGCACAAACGTGCCAGACTCCTATTCAGTGCCATTCGCCACTACAAACTATTCTGAGCAATGTGAGGGTGAACCAAGCTACCATAGAGCAGCTGGGCCAAGCTACCATACAGCAGCAGCTGGGCCAAGCTATCAACCACATAGAACTAGAACTCCACCACCATCCCCACCCTATAACGTTGGTTATATTCCCACTTATCTCTCGAGAAATGATGGCTTGCATCCAAGCTTCACAGACATACCACAATCCATGGAAGAACCTGGTCAAACTGTGCCTCCAGGTGTTGTATTGGAAATAAGTGCCGAGGCATTAGCCGCTGGTGCTGCAATATTTGGTGATGACTTCTTGTCAGGATTTGATGTCATGCAGTCCTAG
- the LOC131661209 gene encoding uncharacterized protein LOC131661209 has product MKRIAVNCGVTPPTPFHTPTCTHSYNNRSSRLKLFASSWLPHYYHATRDHNNTFIASASSVSGSEQLLDVGSKKKRREIAGIDQDELVDPKLLADPDSCFCEFKGVHIHHKIYDFESNSKEQTVLQNQALVSNQINKLCLPMILLHGFGASVFSWKRVMKPLAEATCSKVLAFDRPAFGLTSRVNLSSATGDAKPLNAYSMAFSVLATLHFFDLLKAEKAILVGHSAGSSVAVKTYFEAPERVAAIILIAPAIFAPLTTPKVVKENQPRQDNEMKEDSGSIRKNPFIELYTSLSKIIKNVAITITKMMKPMIDLLNSLYRKLLSAILLSSPAIMLVRMAIDKFGTAAVRNSWYDPKQVSEHVLSGYTKPLRVKDWDRALVEFTAAALLDEEPNTKPALSKRLSEISCPVLIVTGDSDRIVPAWNAERLSRVIPGASLEVIKQCGHLPHEEKVEEFISIVENFLRKLAGDSNEQYLQAAV; this is encoded by the exons ATGAAGAGAATCGCGGTGAATTGTGGAGTCACACCCCCTACTCCTTTTCATACACCTACTTGTACACATTCCTATAATAACCGTTCTTCTCGTTTAAAGCTCTTCGCTTCTTCATGGCTTCCACATTATTACCATGCTACTCGTGACCACAACAATACCTTCATTGCTTCTGCTTCTTCCGTCTCTGGTTCAG AGCAGTTGTTGGATGTGGGATCAAAGAAGAAAAGGAGAGAGATAGCTGGAATAGACCAGGATGAATTAGTGGATCCAAAGCTTTTAGCTGATCCCGACAGTTGTTTTTGTGAGTTTAAAGGAGTGCATATACACCACAAGATATATGATTTTGAATCCAATTCCAAGGAACAAACCGTTTTACAGAATCAGGCTTTAGTTTCTAATCAAATCAACAAGCTGTGTTTGCCTATGATTCTGTTACATGGATTTGGAGCCTCAGTTTTCTCTTGGAAAAGAGTTATGAAGCCTTTGGCTGAGGCTACATGTTCTAAAGTTCTAGCTTTTGATAGGCCAGCGTTTGGATTAACATCTCGGGTCAACTTATCTTCTGCAACAGGAGACGCTAAACCTCTAAATGCATACTCCATGGCATTTTCAGTGCTTGCTACCTTGCACTTCTTTGATTTATTAAAAGCTGAGAAAGCAATTTTAGTTGG gCACTCAGCTGGTTCAAGTGTAGCAGTTAAAACATATTTCGAAGCTCCTGAACGTGTTGCTGCTATAATTTTAATTGCCCCTGCAATTTTTGCGCCTCTTACTACACCCAAAGTTGTTAAAGAGAATCAACCAAGACAAGATAATGAAATGAAAGAAGACAGTGGTTCTATCAGAAAAAATCCATTTATTGAACTTTACACGTCGTTGTCCAAGATTATCAAGAATGTTGCAATAACAATAACAAAGATGATGAAGCCGATGATAGATTTACTCAACTCTTTGTATAGGAAACTGTTATCAGCTATCCTGCTTTCTTCCCCTGCAATAATGTTG GTAAGAATGGCAATTGATAAGTTTGGTACTGCTGCAGTTCGAAATTCATGGTATGATCCAAAACAGGTCTCTGAGCATGTCCTTAGTGGTTATACAAAg CCATTGAGGGTTAAGGATTGGGATAGGGCACTGGTGGAATTCACTGCTGCAGCGCTTCTGGATGAGGAACCTAATACAAAGCCAGCACTTTCTAAAAGACTTAGTGAAATATCTTGTCCTG TTCTGATTGTAACTGGTGATAGTGACCGAATAGTTCCTGCATGGAATGCTGAGAGACTTTCAAGAGTCATACCAGGAGCATCGCTTGAAGTAATTAAGCAATGTGGCCATTTGCCTCATGAAGAAAAAGTGGAGGAATTTATTTCAATCGTTGAAAACTTTCTAAGGAAATTAGCGGGCGATTCAAACGAACAATATCTACAAGCTGCAGTATGA
- the LOC131661212 gene encoding cytochrome P450 714A1-like — protein MEEVFSFGMIIKLASSLAVVGIFSWILYVYGNLWYNLQRVRRKLQMQGIRGPPPSSFLHGNLPDMQRIKSQASLLSKPNYDQFLAHDYSAALFPFFQQWRKQYGLVYTYSIGMKQHLYVNEPDLVKEMNQCITLSLGKPSYITNKLSPMLGNGILRANGHSWAQQRKLVAAEFFMDKVKGMVGLMIESAQPLLLKWEQIIEEQGGGATAEVKVDADLRGFSADVISRVCFGHSYSKGKEVFLKLRSIQTIMSNHGFLFGQSGFLEKLKFWTKKEDEISSLEKEIESLIWELVEERKRESSSEKDLMQLLLEAAMSDQSLGKDFSKQFIVDNCKNIYFAGHETTAVAASWCLMLLALYPEWQTRIRTEVAQHCPNGIPDADSLPLLKTVTMVIQEVLRLYPPAAFVSREAFEDIQIGNLNVPKGVCLWTLIPTLHRDPEIWGPDSNEFKPERFSEGVSKAIKFPQAYVPFGIGTRLCVGKNFAMVELKVVLALIVSKFSFSLSPSYKHSPAYNMIVEPGHGVYILIQKNKN, from the exons ATGGAGGAAGTGTTTTCTTTTGGTATGATTATCAAACTAGCTTCTTCACTTGCTGTTGTGGGTATTTTCAGCTGGATACTTTATGTTTATGGCAATTTGTGGTATAACCTTCAAAGGGTTAGAAGGAAGCTACAAATGCAAGGTATTAGAGGGCCTCCACCTTCTTCTTTTCTACATGGGAATCTACCTGATATGCAGAGAATCAAATCACAAGCTAGCTTATTATCCAAACCAAATTATGATCAGTTTCTAGCTCATGATTATTCTGCAGCACTGTTCCCATTTTTTCAACAGTGGAGGAAACAATACG gtttagtgtACACCTACTCGATAGGGATGAAGCAACATTTATATGTAAACGAACCGGATCTCGTGAAGGAAATGAACCAATGTATCACTTTGAGTTTGGGTAAGCCTTCTTATATAACTAACAAACTTTCACCAATGCTTGGTAATGGCATTTTGAGAGCCAATGGTCATAGTTGGGCACAACAGAGAAAACTTGTTGCAGCTGAGTTTTTCATGGACAAAGTTAAG GGTATGGTGGGACTTATGATAGAATCAGCACAGCCATTACTTCTAAAGTGGGAACAAATTATAGAGGAGCAAGGTGGGGGTGCCACTGCTGAAGTTAAAGTTGATGCTGATTTGAGAGGCTTTTCAGCTGATGTTATTTCAAGAGTTTGTTTTGGACATTCTTATTCTAAGGGAAAAGAAGTTTTCTTAAAGCTTAGAAGCATCCAAACGATCATGTCAAACCATGGCTTCCTTTTTGGACAGAGCGGTTTTCT GGAGAAACTGAAATTTTGGACGAAGAAGGAAGATGAGATAAGCAGTTTGGAGAAAGAGATAGAGTCACTGATATGGGAGTTAGTGGAAGAACGGAAGCGAGAATCCTCGTCAGAAAAGGATTTGATGCAGTTACTGCTGGAAGCAGCAATGAGTGATCAAAGTTTGGGGAAGGATTTCTCAAAGCAGTTCATTGTGGATAACTGCAAAAACATATACTTTGCTGGTCATGAAACTACTGCTGTTGCAGCTTCTTGGTGTTTGATGCTTCTTGCTTTATACCCCGAATGGCAAACTCGTATTAGGACCGAGGTGGCTCAACATTGCCCCAATGGCATACCAGATGCAGATTCTCTCCCTCTTTTGAAAACG GTGACTATGGTGATTCAAGAAGTGCTAAGATTATATCCACCAGCAGCCTTTGTATCAAGAGAAGCATTTGAAGATATCCAAATTGGAAACCTAAATGTTCCAAAAGGTGTTTGCTTATGGACACTGATTCCAACTTTGCACAGAGATCCTGAAATTTGGGGACCAGATTCAAATGAGTTTAAACCAGAAAGGTTCAGTGAGGGTGTTTCTAAGGCTATCAAGTTTCCACAAGCGTATGTGCCATTTGGAATAGGCACTAGGTTGTGCGTGGGGAAGAACTTTGCAATGGTTGAACTAAAGGTTGTGCTAGCCCTTATTGTCTCCAAGTTCAGCTTCTCTTTGTCTCCTAGCTATAAGCATTCTCCTGCATACAACATGATTGTTGAGCCAGGACATGGTGTGTATATTCTCATTCAGAAGAACAAGAACTGA
- the LOC131661211 gene encoding GCN5-related N-acetyltransferase 3, chloroplastic-like, which translates to MVAMGVAAAYTHIHLIEASSSKSMELKWVRTRITKTSQHNKNIENTLSTPLLPVYISTNPRHVDPQRLQDLCSTCNHSFQRFSGTPEPVDINKLRIALSHSDVLVSVFCKPNIVDELGKSSSSVVDFLTPVSPSRDLLVGFGRAVSDCGLTASIYDLMVIPSLRRMEIGKIIVKKIVRMLTNRDIYDIAALCSEDERLFFKACGFGGDILDSTTMMYTRAASSTIQEGEQNVTRAGQKLLLIPPLIEKHYKSSRTKI; encoded by the exons ATGGTGGCAATGGGAGTTGCAGCAGCGTACACTCATATCCACCTGATAGAGGCTTCCAGTTCAAAATCAATGGAATTGAAATGGGTAAGAACAAGAATCACCAAAACCTCACAGCATAACAAGAACATAGAAAATACTCTATCAACACCCCTTCTCCCAGTTTACATTTCCACTAACCCACGCCACGTTGATCCTCAACGTCTCCAAGACCTCTGCTCCACTTGCAACCACTCTTTTCAGAGATTTTCTGGTACCCCTGAACCTGTCGATATCAACAAACTCCGCATTGCTCTTTCTCATAGCGATGTTCTTGTCTCTGTTTTTTGCAAACCTAATATTGTTGATGAGTTGGGAAAATCTTCGTCTTCTGTTGTGGATTTCTTGACGCCGGTTTCTCCTTCCCGGGATTTGTTAGTTGGATTTGGCCGTGCTGTTTCTGATTGTGGTCTCACTGCTTCTATTTATGATCTCATG GTTATTCCATCCCTGAGGAGAATGGAAATTGGAaaaattattgttaaaaaaattgtgaG AATGCTTACAAATAGAGACATCTATGACATAGCAGCCCTTTGCTCAGAGGATGAGAG GTTGTTTTTTAAGGCTTGTGGATTTGGTGGTGACATTTTGGACTCTACGACCATGATGTACACAAGAGCTGCTTCCTCAACAATCCAGGAAGGCGAGCAAAATGTCACGCGCGCAGGCCAAAAGTTACTGTTGATTCCACCTCTAATAGAGAAACACTACAAATCATCAAGGACAAAAATATAG